The Strigops habroptila isolate Jane chromosome 8, bStrHab1.2.pri, whole genome shotgun sequence genome includes a window with the following:
- the MBNL1 gene encoding muscleblind-like protein 1 isoform X8: MAMLAQQMQLANAMMPGAPLQPVPMFSVAPSLATNASAAFNPYLGPVSPGLVPAEILPTAPMLVTGNPGVPVPAAAAAAAQKLMRTDRLEVCREYQRGNCNRGENDCRFAHPADSAMIDTNDNTVTVCMDYIKGRCSREKCKYFHPPAHLQAKIKAAQYQVNQAAAAQAAATAAAMTQSAVKSLKRPLEATFDLGIPQAVLPPLPKRPALEKTNGATAVFNTGIFQYQQALANMQLQQHTAFLPPGSILCMTPATSVVPMVHGATPATVSAATTSATSVPFAATATANQIPIISAEHLTSHKYVTQM, from the exons CCGATGTTTTCTGTTGCACCGAGCTTAGCCACCAACGCATCAGCCGCCTTCAACCCCTATCTGGGACCCGTCTCCCCAGGCCTCGTCCCAGCGGAGATCCTGCCCACTGCCCCAATGCTGGTGACAGGGAACCCTGGTGTCCCGGTTCCtgccgctgctgccgctgctgcccAGAAGCTAATGAGGACAGACAGGCTGGAG GTATGTCGAGAGTACCAGCGTGGCAACTGCAACAGGGGAGAGAATGACTGCCGGTTCGCTCACCCCGCCGACAGCGCAATGATCGATACCAACGACAACACAGTCACTGTCTGCATGGATTACATCAAAGGGAGATGCTCACGGGAAAAGTGCAAATATTTTCACCCTCCTGCACACCTGCAAGCCAAGATCAAGGCTGCCCAGTACCAGGTTAATcaagctgcagctgcccaggcagcagcaacTGCAGCCGCCATG ACTCAGTCGGCTGTCAAATCACTGAAGCGACCCCTCGAGGCAACCTTTGACCTG GGAATTCCTCAAGCTGTACTTCCCCCATTACCAAAGAGGCCTGCGCTTGAAAAAACCAATGGTGCCACTGCAGTCTTTAACACTGGTATTTTCCAATACCAGCAAGCTCTTGCCAACATGCAGTTACAGCAGCATACAGCCTTCCTCCCACCAG GCTCAATATTGTGCATGACACCCGCTACAAGTGTTG TTCCCATGGTGCACGGTGCTACGCCAGCCACTGTGTCTGCAGCAACAACATCTGCCACAAGTGTTCCCTTCGCTGCAACAGCCACAGCCAACCAG ATACCCATAATATCTGCCGAACATCTGACTAGCCACAAGTATGTTACACAGATGTAG